The following coding sequences are from one Bradyrhizobium sp. WSM471 window:
- the alkB gene encoding DNA oxidative demethylase AlkB: protein MTADLFDHVAEAQPSREEIADGAVLLRGFVKPIESELIEAVRAIVAQSPFRRMTTPGGHLMSVAMTNCGERGWITDHTGYRYDPIDPRTSAPWPAMPPVLRDLALRAAGQGGFAGFAPDACLVNRYEPGTRLSLHQDKDELDYSAPIVSVSLGLPATFLFGGMARSDKPRRFRLVHGDVVVWGGPSRLAYHGVAPLADGEHALLGRKRVNLTFRKVR, encoded by the coding sequence TTGACGGCTGATTTGTTCGACCATGTCGCCGAAGCCCAGCCGTCGCGCGAGGAGATCGCCGACGGCGCCGTTCTGCTGCGCGGCTTCGTCAAGCCGATCGAGAGCGAGCTGATCGAAGCCGTGCGCGCCATCGTGGCGCAGTCGCCGTTCCGTCGCATGACCACGCCCGGCGGGCACCTGATGTCGGTGGCCATGACCAATTGCGGCGAGCGCGGCTGGATCACCGATCATACCGGCTATCGCTATGATCCCATTGACCCGCGAACGAGCGCGCCATGGCCGGCGATGCCGCCGGTGCTCCGCGATCTGGCTTTGCGCGCCGCGGGGCAGGGCGGCTTTGCCGGCTTCGCGCCCGATGCCTGCCTCGTCAATCGCTACGAGCCTGGCACGCGGCTGTCATTGCATCAGGACAAGGACGAGCTGGATTATTCGGCGCCGATCGTCTCGGTCTCGCTCGGCCTGCCCGCGACCTTCCTGTTCGGCGGCATGGCACGCAGCGACAAGCCGCGGCGCTTCCGCCTCGTCCATGGTGACGTCGTGGTCTGGGGCGGCCCCAGCAGGCTGGCCTATCACGGCGTCGCGCCGCTGGCCGATGGCGAGCATGCGTTGCTCGGCCGCAAGCGGGTCAATTTGACGTTCCGAAAGGTCCGCTGA
- a CDS encoding 2OG-Fe(II) oxygenase, whose translation MTAIARKSAQSPTADLAAHVDALDWPQITGELDTQGCAVLKGLFTPEQCRTVAALYPDDANFRSRIVMGRHGFGRGEYKYFSYPLPDLIAQLRPALYAHLQGVANRWNEAMGIDIRYPAAHAAFLKRCHEAGQTRPTPLLLQYETGDFNCLHQDLYGEHVFPLQVAILLSEPGREFTGGEFVLTEQRPRMQSRAEVVPLAQGDAVAFAVHHRPVQGTRGTYRVNLRHGVSRIRSGQRHTLGVIFHDAK comes from the coding sequence ATGACAGCAATAGCACGCAAATCGGCTCAATCTCCGACAGCCGACCTCGCCGCCCATGTCGATGCCCTCGACTGGCCGCAGATCACAGGCGAGCTCGATACCCAGGGCTGCGCTGTCCTGAAGGGGCTGTTCACGCCGGAGCAATGCCGCACCGTCGCCGCGCTGTATCCCGACGACGCCAACTTCCGCAGCCGCATCGTCATGGGCCGCCACGGCTTTGGCCGCGGCGAGTACAAATATTTCTCCTATCCGCTGCCCGACCTGATCGCGCAGCTCCGCCCGGCGCTCTACGCGCATCTCCAGGGCGTCGCCAATCGCTGGAACGAGGCGATGGGGATCGACATCCGCTATCCGGCCGCGCATGCGGCGTTCCTGAAGCGCTGCCACGAGGCCGGGCAGACGCGGCCGACGCCGCTGCTGCTGCAATACGAGACGGGCGATTTCAACTGCCTGCATCAGGATCTCTATGGCGAGCACGTGTTCCCGCTTCAGGTCGCGATCCTCTTGTCCGAGCCCGGCCGCGAATTCACCGGTGGCGAGTTCGTGCTGACCGAGCAGCGCCCGCGCATGCAGTCCCGTGCCGAGGTGGTTCCGCTCGCGCAGGGCGACGCCGTGGCCTTCGCTGTGCATCACCGCCCGGTGCAGGGGACACGCGGCACCTACCGCGTTAATCTCCGCCACGGCGTCAGCCGGATTCGCTCTGGCCAGCGCCACACGCTGGGTGTGATCTTTCATGATGCCAAGTGA